In Mercenaria mercenaria strain notata chromosome 13, MADL_Memer_1, whole genome shotgun sequence, a single window of DNA contains:
- the LOC123528701 gene encoding uncharacterized protein LOC123528701, producing MEQRSVEFRDYISGEKSDNQKFDLDSRNLKFFKEDIFHVPFDELSDSSSYKHFKHVFVDEDDYEDFKQDLINFHQLRSRWKDDRKKVSKERPKWHSLLDIHGTEKSGAEENKCKTFCVEQTLEEQVIYKNIDSDSDSESEVALKGHSRFKEIGSILGLELDSVPMMEFFQNDEHFQEFDRVFETVKNKRRYASNSSLDKYKWSPHQSDDNKSDSSDSETEVFDELKVDDIFSDFFDNDDDFKMFEEEFEKFQHKRRSRTLEKWHRNSVCDLIEDLKAFCDSEDAKSSTDKTNLPCDNKLSLPKLWNQGGEWDYIFSKIRKRPGIVSSINSDTGKSDLTVTCDSESGNNLLDDLSDSCNGDTGYYSELQCNKGNDKSCTCNCVAENDCQYTCHHKCLPLIQLECKNVSQDQDDEGAVLLGNTTLSDLSNTNISSQSTELSSEPASEKDETDSGYRSGTIPDEKLPPKPSDATLNREELKKKIAEFNKCVPGANFALREEEDPENKDTQSFQGFIKVTLNLVRPISMSLGARPPSIYEVLTQEHIVEQNTQNISFYMPRDTIRSIHAHSSQTTKEVVTLLLKKFHILDHPRKFALYEQELKNNKIARLRRVKDGEYPLAICLSWDLDNAHNHRLVLQENETGEIDWEAFCTPELNNFLRVLDREEEEYMAQLKYKYKVMKRLILTRMKELRQETEKQKRRSMVNEPTS from the exons ATGGAACAAAGATCTGTGGAATTCAGAGACTATATCAGTGGAGAAAAATCAGACAATCAGAAATTTGATCTCGAttcaagaaatttaaaattcTTCAAGGAGGATATATTTCATGTTCCATTTGACGAACTCTCGGATTCATCTAGCTACaagcattttaaacatgtttttgtggATGAAGATGATTATGAAGACTTTAAGCAAGATTTGATTAATTTTCATCAGTTACGCAGTCGGTGGAAAGACGACAGGAAAAAAGTTTCTAAAGAAAGACCTAAGTGGCATTCTCTGCTGGATATACATGGTACAGAAAAATCTGGTGctgaagaaaataaatgtaaaacattttgtgtTGAACAGACTTTGGAAGAACAGgttatttataaaaacattgaTTCTGACTCAGATTCAGAGTCCGAGGTTGCTTTAAAAGGTCATTCACGTTTTAAAGAAATTGGTTCCATTTTAGGGCTGGAATTAGATTCAGTTCCAATGATGGAGTTCTTTCAAAATGATGAGCACTTTCAGGAATTTGACCGTGTATTTGAAACGGTAAAAAATAAAAGACGTTACGCAAGCAATTCTAGTCTTGATAAGTATAAATGGTCACCACATCAGTCAGATGATAATAAGTCTGATTCAAGTGACAGCGAGACAGAAGTTTTTGATGAATTAAAAGTTGACGAtattttttcagatttctttGATAATGATGATGACTTTAAAATGTTTGAGGAAGAGTTTGAAAAGTTTCAGCACAAACGAAGGTCACGAACGTTAGAAAAGTGGCATCGAAACTCAGTCTGTGATTTAATAGAAGATTTAAAAGCCTTCTGTGATAGTGAAGATGCTAAAAGCtcaacagataaaacaaatctaCCTTGTGACAATAAACTAAGTCTTCCTAAACTTTGGAATCAAGGGGGCGAGTGGGATTACATATTCAGTAAAATACGAAAACGACCAGGTATTGTGTCATCTATAAATTCAGACACCGGAAAGTCAGATTTGACTGTAACTTGTGATAGTGAAAGTGGTAATAATTTATTAGACGATTTAAGTGACTCTTGCAACGGAGATACAGGGTACTATTCAGAACTGCAATGTAATAAGGGGAATGACAAATCTTGTACATGCAACTGTGTAGCAGAAAACG ATTGCCAATACACATGTCATCACAAATGTTTGCCACTGATCCAGTTAGAGTGCAAGAACGTGTCACAGGACCAGGATGACGAGGGCGCAGTCCTTCTTGGCAACACAACATTATCAGATCTCAGTAATACAAATATTTCCTCACAATCAACAGAACTCTCATCAGAACCCGCTTCA GAAAAAGATGAGACAGATTCAGGATATCGGTCCGGTACAATACCGGACGAGAAGTTACCTCCCAAACCTAGCGATGCCACGCTGAATCGGGAGGAACTCAAAAAGAAAATTGCAGAATTCAACAAATGTGTCCCCGGCGCAAATTTCGCTTTG cGAGAAGAGGAGGACCCCGAAAATAAAGACACGCAATCATTCCAGGGTTTTATCAAGGTGACGTTGAATTTGGTTCGACCAATCAGTATGTCTCTAGGTGCTCGACCGCCGTCAATATACGAGGTGCTTACACAGGAACATATCGTGGAGCAAAACACacaaaatatctcattttacaTGCCACGTGATACGATACGATCAATACATGCTCACAG TTCACAGACAACAAAAGAAGTGGTGACCCTGTTACTCAAGAAGTTTCATATATTGGACCATCCAAGAAAGTTTGCCTTGTACGAGCAGGAactcaaaaataataaaatag CACGATTACGAAGGGTTAAAGACGGAGAATACCCGCTGGCAATATGTCTGAGCTGGGATCTAGACAATGCTCACAACCACCGGCTGGTTCTGCAGGAAAATGAAACGGGAGAAATCGAT TGGGAAGCATTCTGCACGCCGGAGTTGAACAATTTTCTCCGTGTTCTGGACCGCGAGGAGGAGGAGTATATGGCTCAGCTCAAATATAAGTACAAGGTCATGAAGAGACTCATACTTACACGTATGAAAGAACTTAGGCAGGAGACTGAAAAACAAAAGCGCCGTTCCATGGTGAACGAGCCGACATCTTGA